In a single window of the Olivibacter sp. SDN3 genome:
- a CDS encoding HlyD family secretion protein, producing the protein MKKLYFLLSITVMLSAACNKPESNTIQGKIEREQIGIVSKVPGKIVELRVKEGDFIRKGDTLAILDIPEVDAKKSQAEGAVQSAKAQYDMALKGATDNQLKQLEAKQQALKEQYEFAQKSINRLSNMLKDSLVSQQAYDEAFAKYQGAQAQFLAVQAEISDVKYGVRIEQQKMALGQQERALGALQEVSVAESERYIIAPQDLVLESITLKPGELALPGYTLFSGTVSESTYFRFTIPENRLANIQKGQEVTVNVVYKDTQIKGKVTSVKALGAYANIATAYPDYEMQESLFEIKIDPIDVNQAKDLFTKTTVTLGL; encoded by the coding sequence ATGAAAAAGCTATATTTTTTATTGTCAATCACCGTGATGTTGAGTGCCGCGTGCAACAAACCGGAAAGCAATACCATTCAGGGAAAAATCGAAAGGGAGCAAATCGGGATCGTGTCAAAGGTTCCCGGAAAGATCGTTGAGCTTCGCGTAAAAGAAGGGGATTTTATCCGGAAGGGAGATACACTCGCTATCCTGGATATTCCGGAGGTCGACGCAAAGAAAAGCCAGGCAGAAGGAGCCGTTCAATCCGCAAAGGCACAATATGATATGGCGCTGAAGGGGGCAACAGACAATCAACTGAAACAACTGGAAGCCAAACAACAGGCCCTGAAGGAACAGTATGAATTTGCGCAGAAATCAATCAACAGGCTTTCTAATATGTTGAAAGATTCCTTGGTCTCCCAACAGGCTTATGATGAAGCTTTTGCAAAATATCAGGGAGCGCAAGCTCAATTTCTAGCCGTTCAGGCAGAGATCTCGGACGTGAAATACGGTGTGCGAATCGAACAGCAAAAAATGGCTTTGGGCCAACAGGAAAGAGCCTTGGGAGCCTTGCAGGAAGTTTCGGTTGCAGAATCTGAGCGGTACATCATCGCGCCTCAAGACCTCGTTTTGGAATCCATTACGCTTAAACCCGGCGAACTGGCTTTGCCCGGCTACACACTCTTTAGCGGAACGGTCTCGGAATCAACTTATTTCCGCTTCACGATTCCTGAAAACCGGCTCGCAAATATTCAGAAAGGACAGGAAGTTACGGTCAATGTGGTTTATAAGGATACTCAGATAAAGGGAAAAGTGACTTCTGTAAAAGCTTTGGGAGCTTATGCGAACATCGCCACAGCTTATCCCGATTATGAAATGCAAGAGAGTTTGTTCGAAATAAAGATCGATCCAATTGATGTCAATCAGGCTAAAGATCTGTTCACGAAAACTACGGTTACTTTGGGTTTGTAA
- a CDS encoding TolC family protein: MKLKILFFVAAVAVATSSHAQIEVTPPLQEAVRKAIEKNASIRNKNLEVEKINTEKQSVWNKYVPKVEGSASYLYFDTKVTLDLPTERIPIIDQPIYDGKTSMDNNGNILAGSLMAKTVLFSGFQIENGAKALEQKRIGTAYLSEAEKESLVKDVIASFDQIHLLDELEKLVDDSEKRLAMETKRIERAIAEGLAIPYDRDKIKLANLELQAKKIELRGKRKVLYQKINYLTGYSENQIGDVRYLLKPYIIQDDLSVENKQELRALESFKKASDYMIKKEKGSYLPVLGAFGGLAYTSLFNANMSTPAIPILGSGLHGRVNEFTLSPNWMVGLSMKWEIFSGFERKHKIHEAKLSSQQVQNQLDDTKEKFSLLLANNLSDYRLQNQKYQNGLEQEKVAFHNLDKATKQYQEGLISISERLEAENDLLKASTNKIQTLIDQRLSALEALSVTGELNKTVLR, encoded by the coding sequence ATGAAACTGAAAATTTTATTTTTTGTAGCAGCTGTCGCGGTTGCGACGTCCAGCCATGCACAGATAGAGGTAACACCCCCTTTGCAGGAGGCGGTCAGGAAAGCGATTGAAAAGAATGCCTCCATACGCAACAAAAACCTGGAAGTAGAAAAAATCAATACCGAAAAACAAAGTGTTTGGAACAAGTACGTTCCGAAAGTCGAAGGATCCGCAAGTTATCTATATTTTGACACCAAAGTAACATTGGATTTACCGACAGAGAGAATTCCCATTATTGACCAGCCGATTTATGATGGAAAAACTTCAATGGATAACAATGGCAATATCCTGGCCGGAAGCCTGATGGCAAAAACAGTTCTGTTTAGTGGCTTCCAGATCGAGAACGGAGCAAAGGCCTTAGAGCAAAAACGCATTGGTACAGCCTACCTTTCGGAAGCGGAAAAAGAAAGTCTGGTAAAAGACGTGATCGCTTCATTTGACCAGATCCATCTGCTGGACGAACTGGAAAAGCTCGTAGATGATAGCGAAAAACGCCTCGCCATGGAAACCAAACGGATAGAACGCGCTATCGCAGAAGGTTTGGCCATACCGTATGACAGGGATAAAATCAAACTGGCGAACCTCGAACTGCAGGCAAAAAAAATCGAGCTACGGGGAAAGCGCAAAGTCCTCTATCAAAAGATAAATTACCTTACCGGCTACTCCGAGAATCAAATCGGAGATGTACGATATTTACTAAAGCCTTACATCATTCAAGATGACCTCTCCGTTGAGAACAAGCAGGAACTCAGAGCACTGGAATCGTTCAAAAAAGCGTCCGACTATATGATAAAAAAAGAAAAAGGAAGCTATTTACCTGTATTAGGCGCCTTTGGGGGCCTTGCTTATACGAGCCTGTTCAATGCTAATATGTCCACACCTGCGATTCCTATCCTTGGTTCCGGTCTTCATGGGAGGGTAAATGAATTTACCCTAAGTCCCAACTGGATGGTAGGGCTGTCGATGAAATGGGAAATATTCAGCGGTTTTGAACGGAAACATAAAATACACGAAGCCAAATTAAGTTCCCAACAAGTACAGAACCAACTGGATGATACCAAAGAGAAATTTTCCTTGCTTCTAGCGAATAATCTATCGGACTACAGACTCCAAAACCAGAAATACCAAAATGGATTGGAACAGGAAAAAGTAGCCTTTCATAACCTGGATAAGGCGACTAAACAATACCAGGAAGGACTGATCAGCATCTCGGAACGATTGGAAGCAGAGAATGACCTGTTAAAGGCATCAACAAATAAAATCCAAACGTTGATCGACCAGCGACTCTCTGCACTGGAGGCACTTTCCGTAACAGGGGAACTAAATAAAACCGTTTTAAGATAA
- a CDS encoding 3-hydroxyacyl-CoA dehydrogenase yields the protein MSFKNITVAGSGVLGYQIAFQTAFHGFNVTVYDINDEVLDKAKTKFDVLAAAFKRDLAATDGQLADTKTRLAYKSDLVEAVKDADLLIEAVPESPEIKIGFYEKLAKVAPEKTIFATNSSTLLPSQFAQSTGRPEKFLALHFANNIWINNTAEIMGHPGTDKEIFDDLVEFAKAIGMIALPLHKEQPGYILNSLLVPFLGAAINLLVTDVADVQTIDKTWMVATGAPVGPFAALDVVGITTAYNINKLAAEKTQDPLRLKALEYLKEHFIDKGKLGVSTGEGFYQYPNPAYKEKDFLK from the coding sequence ATGAGTTTCAAAAATATAACTGTTGCCGGCAGCGGCGTACTAGGCTATCAGATAGCCTTCCAAACCGCTTTCCACGGATTTAACGTTACGGTATATGATATCAATGATGAAGTTTTGGACAAGGCCAAAACAAAATTTGATGTTCTTGCGGCGGCCTTTAAAAGAGATTTAGCGGCGACGGACGGACAATTAGCAGACACCAAAACACGCCTCGCTTATAAATCAGACTTAGTAGAAGCTGTAAAAGATGCGGACCTTCTTATTGAAGCCGTTCCCGAAAGTCCAGAAATCAAAATTGGCTTTTATGAAAAACTGGCGAAAGTTGCACCGGAGAAAACCATTTTTGCGACAAATTCATCTACACTTTTACCGAGCCAGTTTGCACAAAGTACCGGTAGGCCGGAAAAATTTCTGGCATTGCATTTCGCGAATAACATTTGGATCAACAATACGGCAGAGATCATGGGCCACCCCGGCACAGACAAGGAGATTTTCGACGACTTGGTTGAATTTGCGAAGGCGATTGGCATGATCGCACTGCCCTTGCACAAGGAACAGCCCGGCTATATCCTCAATTCGCTTTTGGTCCCGTTCCTGGGTGCGGCGATCAATCTGTTGGTCACTGATGTAGCTGATGTACAGACGATAGACAAGACCTGGATGGTGGCGACCGGGGCACCGGTTGGCCCTTTTGCCGCACTGGATGTCGTGGGCATTACCACGGCCTATAACATCAATAAACTGGCAGCAGAAAAAACGCAGGACCCCTTGCGGCTTAAGGCACTGGAATACCTGAAAGAGCACTTCATCGATAAAGGCAAACTTGGTGTATCTACCGGTGAAGGTTTCTATCAATACCCGAACCCCGCGTACAAAGAAAAGGATTTCTTGAAATAG
- a CDS encoding DUF2147 domain-containing protein, whose protein sequence is MKKIISLLSIVLFASTVFAQQAGSIKGVWFNEEKDGKIEVYEKDGKYYGKLIWMKNSVESDGKTPLKDAKNKDSKLRSRPLLNAVILENFTYKDGKWTSGKVYDPKSGKTYSSEMKMNGEKLEVRGYVGSPAFGRTSVFTRN, encoded by the coding sequence ATGAAAAAGATAATCTCATTACTGTCTATCGTTTTATTTGCGTCTACCGTGTTTGCACAACAGGCCGGTAGCATCAAAGGTGTATGGTTTAACGAGGAGAAAGACGGCAAGATTGAGGTATATGAAAAAGATGGCAAATACTACGGAAAGCTTATCTGGATGAAGAATAGCGTGGAGTCTGATGGCAAGACACCACTCAAAGATGCCAAGAACAAGGACAGCAAGCTACGCAGCCGTCCCTTGCTCAATGCGGTTATACTCGAAAACTTCACTTACAAAGACGGTAAATGGACGAGTGGAAAGGTATATGATCCCAAGTCTGGAAAGACCTATAGCAGCGAAATGAAAATGAACGGAGAGAAACTGGAAGTACGTGGCTATGTAGGAAGCCCGGCGTTCGGACGTACTTCTGTATTTACCCGCAACTGA
- a CDS encoding oleate hydratase — MKNITSKFDKVLQASDIYGRVDHQPDSSKETLRNTPEKSYPFADQIGNYQRNKGIPTKSYKDSKVYIIGSGIAGLSAAYYFIRDGHFIPENITFIEQLHIEGGSLDGAGNATEGYIIRGGREMDCTYENLWDLFQDIPALELPAPYSVLDEYRLVNDNDSNYSIARLIHKQGAIKDFSKFGLSKKDQLAIIKLLLKKKEDLDDVTIENYFGESFLSSNFWTLWRTMFAFENWHSLLEFKLYMHKFLHAIDGLNDLSSLIFPKYNQYDSFVTPLGRWLKEKGVKLQVNSLVKDLDILINADGKTVKGIITEQEGVEVIIPVTEDDYVVVTTGSMTEDTSYGTNATAPIPVVDNGTSGQSAGWKLWKNLAAKSPIFGRPEKFCSDIEKSSWESVTLTCRPSALIEKLKEYSVNDPYSGKTVTGGIITIADSNWLMSFTCNRQPHFPTQPDDVLVLWVYALFMDKEGNYIKKTMPTATGNEILTELCYHLGIEKQIDNVIENTIVRTAYMPYITSMFMPRAKGDRPQIIPEGCKNLGLVGQFVETNNDVVFTMESSVRTARVAVYELLNLNKQVPDINPLQYDIRHLLKATKTLNDDRHFLGEGLLRKVLKGTYFEHILPVGSDVHQEDEKESFLAEQFGKFKEWVAGFKS, encoded by the coding sequence ATGAAAAACATCACATCAAAATTTGACAAGGTTCTTCAAGCTTCCGACATTTATGGCAGGGTTGACCACCAGCCGGACAGCAGCAAAGAAACACTGCGGAACACACCTGAAAAATCCTATCCTTTCGCAGATCAGATTGGGAATTACCAACGCAATAAAGGCATTCCCACAAAGTCTTACAAAGACAGCAAGGTGTATATCATCGGAAGCGGTATCGCAGGACTTTCAGCTGCGTACTACTTTATCCGCGATGGCCATTTTATTCCCGAAAATATCACTTTCATAGAGCAGTTGCATATCGAAGGTGGCTCTCTTGATGGTGCCGGCAATGCTACGGAAGGATATATTATCCGCGGCGGACGTGAAATGGACTGCACGTATGAAAACCTCTGGGATCTTTTTCAGGATATCCCAGCGCTGGAACTGCCCGCCCCTTACAGCGTGCTTGATGAATACCGTCTTGTTAACGATAATGACTCCAACTATTCTATCGCCCGTTTGATCCATAAACAAGGCGCTATAAAGGATTTCAGTAAATTTGGTCTGAGCAAAAAAGACCAGCTTGCGATTATCAAATTACTTCTTAAAAAGAAGGAAGATCTGGACGATGTTACCATAGAGAACTACTTTGGCGAAAGCTTCCTGTCTAGCAATTTCTGGACGTTATGGCGCACGATGTTTGCTTTCGAGAATTGGCATAGTCTGCTGGAGTTCAAACTATACATGCACAAGTTCCTGCATGCTATCGACGGGCTCAATGATCTTTCCTCGTTGATTTTTCCGAAATACAATCAATACGATTCCTTTGTTACACCATTGGGCAGATGGCTAAAGGAAAAGGGAGTAAAGCTTCAGGTCAACAGCTTGGTTAAAGACCTAGACATCCTCATCAATGCAGATGGTAAAACTGTGAAGGGCATCATCACCGAACAGGAAGGCGTTGAGGTGATCATACCGGTCACAGAAGACGATTATGTGGTGGTGACTACCGGTTCAATGACCGAAGACACCTCGTACGGAACCAATGCGACAGCTCCTATACCGGTGGTGGACAACGGTACCAGTGGTCAGAGTGCGGGATGGAAGCTGTGGAAGAACCTTGCTGCCAAATCTCCGATCTTCGGCAGGCCGGAAAAATTCTGCTCCGACATTGAAAAATCTTCCTGGGAGTCCGTGACCTTAACCTGTAGGCCGTCAGCGCTAATAGAAAAACTGAAGGAATATTCGGTGAACGACCCGTACTCCGGAAAAACCGTAACGGGAGGGATTATCACCATTGCCGATTCCAACTGGCTGATGAGCTTCACCTGCAACCGCCAGCCACACTTTCCTACACAGCCTGACGATGTTCTGGTACTATGGGTATACGCCCTTTTCATGGACAAGGAGGGCAATTATATCAAAAAGACAATGCCCACCGCTACTGGGAATGAGATTCTAACCGAACTGTGCTACCATCTGGGAATAGAGAAACAGATAGATAACGTGATCGAAAACACGATCGTACGTACTGCCTATATGCCTTACATAACTTCAATGTTTATGCCTAGAGCCAAAGGAGACCGTCCACAGATTATTCCGGAAGGCTGTAAAAACCTGGGGTTGGTTGGCCAGTTTGTGGAGACCAACAACGATGTGGTATTTACCATGGAAAGTTCTGTAAGAACCGCGCGCGTTGCGGTCTATGAATTATTGAACCTCAACAAGCAGGTGCCGGATATCAACCCTTTGCAGTACGACATCCGCCACTTATTAAAAGCAACCAAAACGCTCAATGATGACCGGCATTTTCTGGGCGAAGGCCTCCTAAGGAAAGTACTAAAAGGAACTTACTTCGAACACATCTTGCCTGTTGGATCAGATGTGCACCAGGAAGACGAAAAGGAATCTTTTTTGGCGGAACAGTTCGGCAAATTTAAAGAGTGGGTCGCGGGATTTAAAAGCTGA
- a CDS encoding AraC family transcriptional regulator, which produces MKAYESLQETLSFYGVKYNKPYYISSGNPIFEFPKEAFRMDFYAFCICLSGKIDLEIDNRHYCIGLNNFLVSAPATIIRFVHISKDFRMKLLFFEKNFLLKNISNPFFIEKLSLFRNRAFSIVAPEAESSLRLLTLLDYLHKQAGRQGKFIEDIVRTIIINILLEIATLVNTQRAEKTDDTEETNNLFFKFTKLVQENATFRKDVQFYADKLFITNKYLITVVKKATGKTPHEIIDENLLKEACVLLGNPEKTIFQIALDTGFSSTSSFGRFFKKYAAISPQEYRKQQSL; this is translated from the coding sequence ATGAAAGCATACGAAAGCCTACAAGAGACGTTGTCTTTCTATGGTGTGAAATACAATAAACCGTATTATATTTCTTCCGGAAATCCCATCTTCGAATTTCCGAAAGAGGCTTTTAGAATGGATTTTTATGCATTTTGCATTTGTTTATCCGGCAAGATAGACCTCGAAATAGACAACCGCCATTATTGTATAGGTCTGAATAATTTCTTGGTCTCGGCGCCAGCTACCATTATAAGGTTTGTGCATATAAGTAAGGATTTCAGAATGAAACTCCTCTTCTTCGAAAAAAACTTCCTGCTCAAGAACATCTCTAATCCTTTTTTTATCGAAAAGCTGTCGTTATTCAGAAACCGGGCTTTCAGCATAGTCGCTCCGGAAGCAGAGTCTTCCCTGAGATTGCTCACATTGCTCGACTATCTCCATAAGCAGGCCGGGAGGCAAGGCAAGTTCATCGAAGACATCGTCAGAACCATTATTATAAATATCCTACTCGAAATAGCGACTCTTGTTAACACTCAGCGAGCGGAAAAAACAGATGATACCGAGGAAACAAACAACCTTTTTTTTAAATTCACGAAATTGGTGCAAGAAAATGCTACGTTCCGTAAAGACGTTCAATTTTATGCCGATAAATTGTTTATCACCAACAAATACTTGATTACGGTAGTCAAGAAGGCCACCGGCAAAACACCCCACGAAATCATAGACGAGAACCTGCTCAAAGAAGCCTGCGTATTGCTCGGGAATCCGGAAAAGACCATTTTTCAAATAGCACTCGATACCGGATTCAGTTCGACATCTTCGTTCGGTCGTTTTTTTAAGAAATACGCAGCCATCTCCCCTCAGGAATATCGAAAACAGCAATCGTTGTAA
- a CDS encoding recombinase family protein yields MKTADLYIRVSTDEQADKGYSQRDQEERLQKYCQANDITVRKIVHEDHSAKTFNRPEWEKLLVFLKKNKRKSDFVLFTKWDRFSRSAPDAYQMINILKGLGVEPQAIEQPLDMSVPENKMMLAIYLTAPEIENDRRGLNVFYGMRRARKEGRWPAKAPVGYVNRISESGKKFIAIEEQQASIMRWAFEEIAKAKYSTEQVFKKAHKMGLKCGKNNFLLLIRNPVYCGKIPVPKFKDEEEQLVNGQHEPLISPHLFYKVQAILNGKHRVTNTKILSPSQLPLRGYLNCSKCTRTLCGSASKGRNAYYYYYHCSSTCGCRYKAVEVNNEFLQVLSEYTLNENMAELFKYVIIDTYSNDTVEYQANKSEFLKSIASFKERLNKARELLLNGDIDGKDYKEIKDDCESNIMLYESELEKLSRNKYSKKELESVIDKAIFILTKVDSIFFKSDSYGKRKIIGSMFPEKFTFENLKARTAIVSPVFNCIYLINKELQGNKKGQNAVKNILPSKVLLVELEPRIKIYRGVLLIRYLFCVIVYSSNRVYPHTYNTSIPQFWSISEYHFFLVSVMYQQIYPKDYALHNF; encoded by the coding sequence ATGAAAACTGCCGATCTTTATATTCGTGTTAGCACAGACGAACAGGCCGATAAAGGTTACTCCCAACGTGACCAAGAAGAAAGGCTACAAAAATATTGTCAAGCTAACGACATAACAGTAAGAAAGATAGTTCATGAGGATCATTCGGCCAAAACTTTTAATAGACCTGAATGGGAAAAACTATTAGTTTTCCTGAAAAAGAATAAACGTAAATCAGATTTTGTGCTGTTTACCAAATGGGACAGGTTCAGCAGAAGTGCACCCGACGCATATCAAATGATCAATATATTAAAAGGGCTGGGAGTTGAACCACAGGCAATCGAACAACCCTTGGATATGTCTGTTCCCGAAAACAAGATGATGTTAGCGATCTATCTTACAGCTCCTGAAATAGAAAACGACAGAAGGGGACTGAATGTGTTTTACGGGATGAGAAGAGCAAGGAAAGAGGGGAGATGGCCAGCGAAGGCACCAGTTGGTTATGTCAATAGGATTTCGGAAAGTGGCAAAAAATTTATAGCAATTGAAGAACAACAGGCTTCTATCATGCGATGGGCGTTTGAAGAAATTGCCAAGGCGAAATATTCAACTGAACAGGTGTTCAAGAAAGCTCACAAAATGGGGCTAAAATGTGGAAAGAATAATTTCCTTCTATTGATAAGAAATCCGGTTTATTGCGGCAAAATACCAGTACCTAAATTTAAAGATGAAGAAGAACAGTTGGTTAATGGACAACACGAGCCTTTGATCTCGCCACATTTGTTTTATAAAGTTCAGGCCATATTAAATGGAAAACATAGGGTGACAAACACCAAAATACTTTCGCCTAGTCAATTGCCATTGAGGGGCTATTTAAATTGCTCCAAGTGCACTAGAACGCTTTGTGGTAGTGCTTCTAAAGGAAGGAATGCCTATTATTACTATTATCATTGTTCTTCAACATGTGGATGCAGATACAAAGCAGTTGAGGTAAACAACGAGTTTCTACAGGTTCTGTCAGAATATACGCTAAATGAGAATATGGCAGAACTGTTCAAATATGTAATAATTGATACCTATTCCAATGATACAGTGGAATATCAGGCGAATAAGAGCGAATTTCTCAAGAGCATTGCCAGTTTTAAAGAAAGACTAAACAAGGCTAGGGAACTCCTTCTTAACGGTGATATTGATGGAAAGGATTATAAAGAAATAAAGGATGATTGTGAAAGCAATATAATGCTGTATGAATCAGAATTGGAGAAACTCTCAAGAAATAAGTACAGCAAAAAGGAGCTAGAGTCCGTAATTGACAAAGCAATCTTCATTCTAACGAAAGTAGATTCAATTTTCTTTAAATCAGATAGTTACGGAAAGCGAAAGATAATTGGTTCGATGTTTCCAGAAAAGTTTACGTTTGAAAATTTAAAAGCTCGAACCGCTATTGTAAGTCCAGTGTTCAATTGTATTTATCTGATTAACAAGGAATTGCAAGGAAATAAAAAAGGGCAAAATGCTGTAAAAAACATTTTGCCCAGTAAGGTGCTCCTTGTGGAGCTTGAACCAAGAATCAAAATATATAGGGGTGTTTTGCTAATTAGATATCTTTTCTGTGTTATTGTGTATTCATCAAATCGAGTATATCCTCATACTTATAATACATCAATCCCCCAATTTTGGAGTATCTCAGAGTACCATTTCTTCTTAGTGTCTGTAATGTACCAGCAGATATACCCAAAAGATTACGCACTTCATAACTTTTAA
- a CDS encoding site-specific integrase, with translation MTSHHTFNFQFFLKKDKASKGTAPLYARIWVDGVPADLSLKYRVNISSWNHDKQKIESKTNEDERASGKLRSYRKDIDNAYDELVRDKQPVSSESIKAKVLGVNVEISTLKALLKYHNTVIGKVLTEGTMKNYRTTERFIHEFISLKKRVDIHLSQIGNQFITDFKIFLLTRKPDKGQRPCSNNTAMKHMERLKKMVGIALKNKWIKNDPFEHFERKMVRKDREPLDSNELERFRKVKLFKFGQIVVQDMFLFSCYTGLGYSEICNFSHGHIIRDENGDQWLEMTRKKTFNTTEQKFFVLLLPEALELIEKYRNHPASLGKGTIFPYYTNQTTNRYLKVIAALAGISKKVTFHVARHTFATTVTLENGVSIESVSAMLGHASIRTTQIYAKVKKKKVANDMKSLMAKRNESLLHAI, from the coding sequence ATGACAAGCCATCACACATTCAATTTTCAGTTCTTTCTTAAGAAAGACAAAGCCAGCAAAGGTACTGCACCGCTCTACGCACGTATATGGGTGGACGGAGTACCTGCTGACCTTTCCCTTAAATATAGGGTCAATATTTCATCATGGAACCATGATAAACAGAAAATTGAAAGCAAGACAAACGAAGATGAACGTGCCAGTGGTAAGCTAAGGTCCTATAGGAAAGATATTGACAATGCGTACGATGAACTTGTCAGGGACAAACAGCCAGTTTCTTCGGAATCGATCAAAGCAAAGGTCTTAGGTGTCAATGTTGAGATCAGTACATTGAAAGCGCTGCTCAAATACCACAACACGGTAATTGGTAAGGTGCTCACAGAAGGAACAATGAAGAACTACCGGACTACCGAGCGCTTCATCCATGAATTTATCTCGCTAAAGAAAAGAGTGGACATCCACCTTTCCCAGATCGGAAACCAGTTCATCACTGATTTTAAAATTTTCCTACTAACACGTAAGCCCGATAAAGGGCAACGCCCCTGCTCCAATAATACTGCCATGAAGCACATGGAAAGGCTTAAAAAGATGGTAGGCATTGCCCTGAAAAACAAGTGGATCAAGAACGATCCCTTTGAGCATTTTGAGCGAAAGATGGTGAGAAAAGACAGGGAACCGCTTGATAGTAATGAACTGGAAAGATTCAGAAAGGTCAAGCTCTTCAAATTCGGCCAAATCGTAGTTCAGGATATGTTCCTTTTCAGTTGTTACACCGGATTGGGATACAGTGAAATATGTAATTTCAGTCACGGGCATATCATTCGGGATGAAAACGGTGACCAATGGCTGGAAATGACAAGAAAGAAAACCTTTAACACCACCGAGCAGAAATTTTTTGTACTGCTTTTACCCGAAGCGTTGGAATTGATTGAAAAGTACAGAAATCATCCCGCATCACTTGGAAAAGGAACAATATTTCCCTACTACACAAACCAAACAACCAACAGGTATTTAAAGGTAATTGCTGCCCTTGCCGGTATCAGCAAAAAGGTCACTTTCCATGTGGCGCGTCATACCTTTGCCACCACTGTTACTTTGGAGAACGGGGTAAGTATTGAAAGCGTTTCGGCTATGCTTGGACATGCCAGTATTCGCACGACGCAGATATATGCAAAGGTGAAGAAAAAGAAAGTTGCAAATGATATGAAGTCTCTTATGGCGAAAAGGAACGAATCATTATTACACGCCATTTGA
- a CDS encoding glycerate kinase, producing MNTETKSILLAPNAFKHSLDALAAAKAIGEGLRAGGYRGELVYFPIGDGGDGTIDLLLHQLTGKRVLKTVAGPLGEPVEASYGLIRQKEVALIEMANASGIKLLKDEERDPLRASSYGTGELIIDALDQGVKELIIGMGGSATVDGGCGILAALGARFYDEQGAALDVYPANLQSLARVDLSDLDKRLQKVKITILCDVENRLLGAKGAAAVFGPQKGANKQEVRALEGFLSRLSVHVEKATGRNMAAVDAGGVAGGAAGGLYGALGAQLVNGITHFMQLTGLEEALTKADLLITGEGSLDSQTLGGKGPFGVAMKAKEKGKPVIALAGKVPVRYNVDMQAAFDVLLPIGHEPMLLADALKLTRQNLIRTGTVIAKLLSIKV from the coding sequence ATGAATACGGAAACTAAATCGATATTATTGGCTCCCAATGCTTTTAAGCACAGTTTGGACGCGTTAGCGGCAGCAAAGGCTATTGGTGAGGGCTTGCGGGCAGGTGGATACAGGGGAGAGCTTGTATATTTTCCAATAGGTGATGGAGGTGATGGTACCATTGATTTACTGTTGCATCAATTGACTGGAAAACGGGTATTAAAAACGGTTGCGGGACCCTTGGGAGAACCGGTTGAAGCGAGCTACGGCTTAATTCGCCAGAAGGAGGTAGCTCTTATCGAGATGGCAAATGCTTCGGGAATAAAACTACTAAAAGATGAAGAACGTGATCCTTTGCGAGCGTCTTCTTACGGAACCGGCGAATTAATCATCGACGCTTTGGATCAGGGAGTCAAGGAGCTGATTATTGGGATGGGTGGGTCTGCTACGGTAGACGGTGGTTGCGGAATATTGGCTGCCTTGGGTGCGCGTTTCTATGATGAACAAGGAGCCGCTTTAGACGTATATCCGGCAAATCTGCAATCGCTCGCAAGAGTTGATTTAAGCGACCTGGATAAACGCTTGCAAAAGGTGAAAATTACCATTCTTTGCGATGTGGAGAATAGGTTGTTGGGAGCTAAAGGTGCTGCAGCCGTATTTGGTCCGCAGAAAGGAGCAAACAAGCAGGAGGTAAGAGCTTTGGAAGGCTTTTTAAGCCGTCTAAGTGTACACGTTGAAAAAGCAACCGGCAGAAATATGGCTGCTGTAGATGCTGGAGGGGTAGCAGGAGGAGCGGCAGGAGGCCTGTACGGCGCACTGGGCGCTCAGCTGGTAAACGGTATAACGCATTTTATGCAACTGACAGGTTTGGAAGAAGCATTGACGAAGGCTGATCTGCTGATAACCGGGGAAGGAAGTTTAGATAGCCAGACATTGGGAGGCAAAGGGCCATTTGGTGTAGCAATGAAAGCTAAAGAAAAGGGAAAGCCTGTAATTGCTCTAGCGGGGAAGGTGCCTGTACGCTATAACGTTGATATGCAGGCTGCTTTCGATGTGCTATTGCCTATAGGTCATGAACCTATGCTTTTAGCAGATGCTTTAAAGCTTACCCGGCAGAATTTAATAAGGACGGGAACAGTTATTGCTAAATTATTAAGTATCAAAGTATAA